One segment of Patulibacter sp. SYSU D01012 DNA contains the following:
- a CDS encoding S49 family peptidase has protein sequence MDLAALAARLPIPEDVRRRLPLPAQQVAVVRLEGVIPPAGSGGARRTGITLERLEGPLKKAFDVKGLQAVALAISSPGGAPTQSALVADRIRGLAREKDVPVIAFCEDVAASGGYWLACAADEIVAHPTSLVGSIGVVSGGFGLQGAIDRLGIERRLHTAGENKARLDPFRPEDPDDVAWLRGELEELHGLFTAWVRERRGDRLQGDEATLFSGEVWTGARAHALGLVDRLGTLRGVVEERWPDATLVPVNGGRSLFGALGRLSGARAAGVEDVVPAALRTLEERAAWARFGL, from the coding sequence ATGGACCTCGCCGCGCTCGCCGCTCGCCTGCCGATCCCGGAGGACGTGCGCCGGCGCCTGCCGCTGCCGGCACAGCAGGTCGCCGTCGTGCGGCTGGAGGGCGTGATCCCGCCCGCGGGGTCGGGCGGCGCGCGGCGCACCGGCATCACGCTCGAACGTCTGGAGGGGCCGCTGAAGAAGGCCTTCGACGTCAAGGGCCTGCAGGCGGTCGCGCTCGCGATCAGCTCTCCCGGCGGCGCCCCGACGCAGTCCGCGCTCGTCGCCGACCGCATCCGCGGCCTGGCGCGCGAGAAGGACGTGCCGGTGATCGCGTTCTGCGAGGACGTCGCCGCGTCGGGCGGCTACTGGCTGGCGTGCGCGGCGGACGAGATCGTCGCGCACCCGACGTCGCTCGTCGGCTCGATCGGCGTCGTCAGCGGCGGCTTCGGCCTGCAGGGCGCGATCGACCGCCTCGGCATCGAGCGGCGCCTGCACACCGCCGGCGAGAACAAGGCGCGCCTGGATCCGTTCCGGCCCGAGGACCCCGACGACGTCGCGTGGCTGCGCGGCGAGCTCGAGGAGCTGCACGGCCTGTTCACCGCCTGGGTGCGCGAGCGCCGCGGCGACCGGCTGCAGGGCGACGAGGCGACCCTGTTCAGCGGCGAGGTGTGGACCGGCGCCCGCGCGCACGCGCTCGGCCTGGTCGACCGCCTGGGCACGCTGCGCGGCGTGGTCGAGGAGCGCTGGCCCGATGCCACGCTGGTGCCGGTCAACGGCGGCCGCTCGCTCTTCGGGGCGCTCGGCCGGCTGTCCGGGGCCCGCGCCGCCGGCGTGGAGGACGTGGTGCCGGCCGCCCTGCGGACGCTCGAGGAGCGCGCCGCCTGGGCCCGCTTCGGCCTGTAG